A region of Granulicella aggregans DNA encodes the following proteins:
- a CDS encoding multiheme c-type cytochrome, which translates to MLGRFGSGGNVLTISDEAKNPEFPSLFFMMEKSDSGFFETAVTGWGRETHKRRESIDVVTGSGTRGQTYLYWQGDKLFELPVSYWADGKRWVNSPGYTDGTADFTRPVNPGCMECHASYIAATSSDTMTNTYVKGSLVAGITCESCHGGGAAHVAKYAAGPEHSSDTAILNPAKFTRDLQVDACAVCHSGIQRRALLPAYSFVPGRPLKDYFEAMPGEAAEHPDVHGNQVGLLQRSKCYQGSATMSCSTCHNVHEPEKVAASYSDRCLTCHQWQSCGESKRIGPSIKTRCIECHMPVEETRVIASETAGQTVRARMRNHWIKVYPMANKGASAGL; encoded by the coding sequence GTGCTGGGGAGATTTGGCAGCGGCGGGAATGTTTTGACGATCTCCGACGAGGCAAAGAATCCGGAGTTCCCGTCTCTTTTTTTCATGATGGAGAAGAGCGACTCGGGGTTCTTCGAGACCGCGGTGACGGGTTGGGGGAGGGAGACGCACAAGCGGCGCGAGAGCATCGATGTGGTGACGGGTTCCGGTACACGCGGTCAGACTTATCTCTATTGGCAGGGCGACAAGCTGTTCGAGCTTCCGGTGAGCTACTGGGCCGATGGCAAGCGGTGGGTCAACAGCCCCGGGTACACGGATGGCACGGCCGACTTTACGCGGCCTGTGAACCCGGGGTGCATGGAGTGCCATGCGAGCTACATCGCGGCGACCTCTAGTGACACGATGACGAACACGTATGTAAAAGGCAGCCTGGTGGCGGGAATTACCTGTGAGAGCTGCCATGGCGGTGGGGCAGCGCATGTCGCGAAGTACGCTGCGGGCCCGGAACACTCTAGCGATACAGCGATTCTGAATCCGGCGAAGTTCACGCGCGATCTCCAGGTCGATGCCTGCGCGGTTTGTCATAGTGGGATACAGCGGAGGGCTTTGTTGCCGGCGTACTCGTTTGTGCCGGGGAGACCGCTGAAGGATTACTTTGAAGCGATGCCGGGTGAGGCGGCGGAGCACCCGGATGTTCACGGGAACCAGGTGGGGCTGCTGCAGCGGAGCAAGTGTTATCAGGGATCGGCGACGATGTCGTGCTCGACGTGCCATAACGTGCATGAGCCGGAGAAGGTAGCGGCAAGCTACTCGGACAGGTGCTTGACGTGTCATCAGTGGCAGAGCTGCGGCGAGTCCAAGAGGATAGGACCGTCCATTAAGACGAGGTGCATTGAGTGCCATATGCCGGTTGAAGAGACCAGAGTGATCGCCTCCGAGACGGCGGGGCAGACGGTGCGCGCCCGGATGCGAAACCACTGGATAAAGGTCTATCCGATGGCGAATAAGGGAGCATCCGCGGGACTATAA
- a CDS encoding tetratricopeptide repeat protein — MTRASKISLQLIQRCKRNLPTSFLLVALLALTISSPTILAQAGDRATAIALEQQGRTTEAEQAWHSIAISDPSNAEAFAHLGLLASRQQHFDEAIASYNKALNLAPGMPGLQMNLGLVLFKAAQFPAAIKNFSALLKLHPDAATANHLTVLLGMAHYGMGDYLVAIPYLERATANDPQSLTLRLTLAHSCLWSKQYDCVLSVYKQILALNADSAEADMIAGEALDEKGDDAGAIEQFRAAIRVNADEPNAHFGLGYLLWKQQHFDEAAKEFQAELNINPTQSQARAYLADSLVEISQFEKARPDLEQLAASPNAAAMVHRDLGIVYGETGHPEDATKQLQQAILLDPSYVSAHWRLAKIYQATGNKALAKSEFAIVSAIKQQSSRPLSQQLDASPSPHQP, encoded by the coding sequence ATGACTCGAGCTTCTAAAATCTCCTTGCAACTGATCCAGAGATGCAAGAGAAATCTTCCAACCTCATTCCTGCTTGTCGCTCTCCTGGCGTTGACCATCTCGTCGCCAACCATCCTCGCCCAAGCGGGCGACCGCGCCACAGCCATCGCCCTCGAGCAACAGGGCCGCACCACAGAAGCAGAACAAGCATGGCACTCTATCGCCATCTCCGATCCTTCCAACGCCGAAGCCTTCGCTCACCTCGGGCTGCTCGCCTCGCGTCAGCAACACTTCGACGAAGCCATTGCAAGCTACAACAAGGCTCTCAACCTTGCTCCCGGCATGCCCGGCCTGCAGATGAATCTTGGTCTCGTTCTCTTCAAGGCCGCCCAGTTCCCCGCCGCGATCAAGAACTTCTCCGCGCTGCTAAAGCTTCATCCCGACGCCGCCACCGCCAACCATTTGACCGTGCTTCTCGGCATGGCCCACTACGGCATGGGCGACTACCTCGTCGCCATCCCGTACCTTGAGCGCGCCACCGCGAATGATCCGCAAAGCCTCACTCTCCGCCTGACTCTCGCTCATAGTTGCCTCTGGAGCAAGCAATACGACTGCGTCCTCAGCGTGTACAAGCAGATCCTCGCCCTCAACGCGGACTCTGCTGAAGCCGACATGATCGCCGGCGAAGCCCTCGACGAGAAGGGCGATGACGCCGGTGCCATCGAACAGTTCCGCGCCGCCATCCGCGTCAATGCAGACGAGCCCAACGCCCACTTCGGTCTCGGCTACCTGCTCTGGAAGCAGCAGCACTTCGACGAGGCTGCCAAAGAGTTTCAGGCCGAACTCAACATCAATCCCACCCAGAGCCAGGCCCGCGCCTACCTCGCCGACTCGCTGGTAGAGATAAGCCAGTTCGAGAAGGCCCGCCCTGATCTCGAACAACTTGCGGCCAGCCCCAACGCAGCCGCAATGGTCCACCGCGACCTCGGTATCGTCTACGGCGAGACCGGCCACCCCGAAGATGCGACGAAGCAGTTACAGCAAGCGATCCTGCTCGACCCCAGCTACGTCTCGGCGCACTGGCGGCTGGCGAAGATCTACCAGGCCACCGGCAACAAAGCGCTTGCGAAGTCGGAGTTCGCAATCGTCAGCGCCATAAAGCAGCAGAGCAGCCGCCCTCTCTCCCAGCAGCTCGATGCCAGCCCATCCCCGCACCAACCTTGA